One Brachyspira suanatina DNA segment encodes these proteins:
- a CDS encoding shikimate kinase, with protein sequence MNNIKNNNIIFIVGLPGCGKSALSKMLAEKLNYDLYDMDSFIEHKEGRTITNIFAENGEPYFRNIESEVLEELSNLNNAVISTGGGIVLAQKNRNIMKDKGLTIFIDRNPDIILENIDPRERPLLAKDKNKLLELSKQRDSLYRESAHIIFTHNTWEDNIDNTFKKFYDCIINYI encoded by the coding sequence ATGAATAATATAAAAAATAATAATATTATATTTATCGTAGGTTTACCCGGATGCGGAAAAAGTGCATTATCAAAAATGCTTGCTGAAAAATTAAATTATGATTTGTACGATATGGATTCTTTTATAGAGCATAAAGAGGGCAGAACTATAACAAATATTTTTGCTGAAAATGGAGAGCCTTATTTTAGAAATATTGAAAGCGAAGTTCTTGAGGAATTAAGCAATTTAAATAATGCCGTTATATCCACAGGAGGCGGTATTGTTCTAGCTCAAAAAAATAGAAACATCATGAAAGATAAAGGATTAACTATTTTTATAGATAGAAATCCTGATATTATACTTGAAAATATTGACCCTAGAGAAAGACCTCTTCTAGCTAAAGATAAAAATAAATTATTAGAATTATCTAAACAAAGAGATAGTTTATACAGAGAATCAGCACATATTATATTCACACATAATACTTGGGAAGATAATATTGATAATACTTTTAAAAAATTTTATGATTGTATCATTAATTATATTTAA
- a CDS encoding DUF554 domain-containing protein — MIAVFVNMIAVLVGSLIGFAFKNKLSKRYEEPVFIAAGIISLTIGITMAITTKHILIFAVSIMLGGVTGTFFRIEEKIELFGEFLKNKFAFKENSGNFALGFLTSSILFCSGSMSIVGSFQAGTQGVYDLIFTKSVIDGFVAVFMSTVYGIGVAFSIISIFVYQGALTILSSFLEPYVSETMLNEVSAVGGATVMMIGINLLKLAKIKTGDFLPALIYSILLVLLIPYIQFL, encoded by the coding sequence ATGATAGCCGTTTTCGTTAATATGATAGCTGTACTTGTTGGTTCTCTTATAGGTTTTGCATTCAAAAATAAATTATCAAAAAGGTATGAAGAGCCTGTTTTTATTGCTGCCGGTATAATATCTCTTACTATAGGTATAACTATGGCTATAACTACAAAGCATATATTAATATTTGCAGTGTCAATTATGCTTGGAGGAGTTACTGGTACATTTTTTAGGATAGAAGAAAAAATAGAATTATTCGGAGAGTTTTTAAAAAATAAATTTGCTTTCAAAGAGAATTCAGGAAATTTTGCTTTAGGTTTTCTTACTTCTTCAATACTTTTTTGTTCAGGTTCAATGTCTATAGTAGGTTCATTTCAGGCAGGAACTCAAGGCGTATATGATTTAATATTTACAAAAAGCGTAATAGACGGATTTGTTGCAGTATTTATGTCTACAGTTTATGGTATAGGTGTTGCTTTTTCAATAATAAGCATATTTGTTTATCAAGGAGCTTTGACTATACTTTCATCTTTTTTAGAGCCTTATGTTTCTGAAACTATGCTTAATGAAGTTTCCGCTGTAGGAGGTGCTACTGTTATGATGATAGGAATAAATTTATTGAAATTAGCCAAAATAAAAACAGGAGATTTCCTTCCTGCATTAATTTATTCTATTTTACTTGTTTTACTTATACCTTATATTCAATTTTTATGA
- a CDS encoding PTS sugar transporter subunit IIA, giving the protein MLKIIDKITKEHVFEDLESKDKESLFRALSEKIAPVASASADAIFDAFKKREDEYTTNIGNGVAVPHGRIQGYGRTDIFVGFLKNEINYDSDSDEKSPVKLVFAILSDLDNPQDYLLNLSQIFFLVNQKEILDKVMATKSYDELAGVLESFKKLDEKFEAEKQIKFLIELERAEIQIKAYELYSSTHSQQKSDVVLEEYKKYKDTILSKIDVAVLENYKRIKENKGEALAKIENYKCSACNVAIPKMTVNEVRRQNQIIMCFHCGRILFTTD; this is encoded by the coding sequence ATGCTCAAAATAATTGACAAAATCACAAAAGAACATGTATTTGAAGATTTGGAATCAAAAGACAAAGAATCACTTTTTAGAGCGTTAAGTGAAAAAATTGCACCAGTTGCTTCTGCATCTGCAGATGCTATCTTTGATGCATTCAAAAAACGTGAAGATGAATACACTACTAATATTGGAAACGGGGTTGCTGTTCCTCATGGAAGAATACAAGGTTATGGAAGAACTGATATATTCGTTGGTTTCTTAAAAAATGAAATTAACTATGATTCAGACTCTGATGAAAAAAGCCCTGTTAAACTTGTATTTGCAATACTTTCAGATCTTGATAACCCTCAGGATTACCTTTTAAATCTTTCTCAAATTTTCTTCTTAGTTAACCAAAAAGAAATACTTGATAAAGTAATGGCTACTAAAAGCTATGATGAACTTGCTGGCGTTTTAGAATCATTCAAAAAATTAGATGAAAAATTTGAAGCTGAAAAACAAATCAAATTCTTAATCGAACTTGAAAGAGCTGAAATACAAATTAAAGCTTATGAACTTTATAGCTCTACTCACTCTCAGCAAAAATCTGATGTTGTTTTAGAAGAGTATAAAAAATATAAAGATACTATTCTTAGCAAAATTGATGTAGCTGTTTTAGAAAATTATAAGAGAATCAAAGAAAATAAAGGCGAGGCTTTAGCTAAAATTGAAAATTACAAATGCAGTGCTTGTAATGTAGCTATACCTAAAATGACTGTTAATGAAGTTAGAAGACAAAATCAAATTATTATGTGTTTCCACTGCGGAAGAATATTATTCACTACTGACTGA
- the fusA gene encoding elongation factor G, which produces MGKIYNPESIRNVALLGHVGSGKTSLNEALLYRAKSIDKKGEIERGTTVSDYTDEEIKQKMSIRTSLSFIEWKDHKINLLDIPGAGDFSGEINPALRVAESCIVVIDAEFGIQIETEKHWQMANNFRRPRIVFINKIDKEMVDHKALLEKIENNFKEPPVVPIQIPMGNGKDFKGIIDVIYHKAFFRDEHGKIVEAEIPEEYYEEYRATRDRLKELVCEVDDSLMERYLDGGKFTDEEYIEALTKSILQYKVVPILFGTSIRDIGMGALLDTIIRYMPSPSYVPVTDGTDLLTNEPATRTILGDNNPFAAFVFKTTIDQYAGRISFFKVRSGSIKSGDEIYNSRTGKKEKVSHIYIARGKKQIEADTITSGDIGVLAKLSDCRTADTISAPSAPFQFLPLKIPQPIYFTAIKILKNDIKALEVLDTIAQEDLTFNVEYDSETKETIIKAMGALQVKLALERVVSLTKAEIEQSVPRVAYRETIRKQAQAQYRHKKQSGGSGQFGEVHLEVSPLPRDGGFEFINDIFGGAIPKQYIPGVEKGIQDALAQGPLGKYPMVDIKVRLFDGKYHDVDSNELSFRIAGSMAAKEAFKNASPVLLEPVMKVTVYVPEEFTGSIMNELTGKRGKILGMEAASNTIQMIKAEVPLSEMLTYSIEMKASTSGRGTFEMEHSHYQELTGPLADKVIEERKALLGSGE; this is translated from the coding sequence ATGGGAAAAATTTATAACCCAGAAAGTATTCGTAATGTTGCACTTCTAGGGCATGTAGGAAGCGGTAAAACTAGTTTGAATGAAGCCTTACTCTATAGAGCTAAATCTATAGATAAAAAAGGTGAAATCGAAAGAGGAACTACAGTCAGTGACTATACAGACGAAGAAATTAAACAAAAAATGTCTATACGTACTTCTTTAAGTTTTATAGAATGGAAAGATCATAAAATTAATTTGCTGGACATTCCTGGGGCTGGTGATTTCAGCGGTGAAATTAATCCTGCTTTAAGAGTAGCTGAATCTTGTATTGTTGTTATAGATGCAGAATTCGGTATACAAATAGAAACTGAAAAACATTGGCAAATGGCTAATAATTTCAGAAGACCTAGAATAGTATTTATCAATAAAATAGATAAAGAAATGGTTGATCATAAAGCTTTATTGGAGAAAATCGAAAATAACTTTAAAGAACCGCCTGTAGTTCCCATACAAATACCTATGGGTAATGGTAAAGATTTTAAAGGTATAATAGATGTTATTTATCATAAAGCATTTTTTAGAGATGAGCATGGAAAAATTGTAGAAGCAGAAATACCTGAAGAGTATTATGAAGAGTACAGAGCAACACGCGACAGATTAAAAGAATTAGTATGCGAAGTTGATGACAGTCTTATGGAAAGGTATTTAGATGGCGGTAAATTTACAGATGAAGAATATATTGAAGCTTTAACAAAATCTATACTTCAATATAAAGTAGTACCTATACTTTTCGGTACATCTATAAGAGATATAGGTATGGGAGCTTTACTTGATACTATTATCAGATATATGCCTTCTCCTTCCTATGTACCTGTTACAGACGGTACTGATCTTTTAACTAATGAACCTGCAACAAGAACTATATTAGGCGATAATAATCCTTTTGCAGCATTTGTATTTAAAACTACAATAGACCAATATGCAGGAAGAATATCATTCTTTAAAGTTCGTTCAGGAAGTATAAAAAGCGGAGATGAAATATACAATTCCAGAACAGGAAAGAAAGAAAAAGTTTCACATATATATATAGCTAGAGGAAAAAAACAAATTGAGGCAGATACAATTACTTCCGGAGATATAGGAGTATTAGCAAAACTTTCAGACTGCCGAACAGCAGACACTATAAGTGCTCCTTCAGCTCCATTCCAGTTCTTACCTCTTAAAATACCTCAGCCTATATACTTTACAGCTATTAAAATATTGAAAAATGATATAAAAGCTCTTGAAGTTCTTGACACTATAGCTCAGGAAGATTTAACATTCAATGTAGAGTATGACAGCGAAACTAAAGAAACTATTATTAAAGCTATGGGGGCTTTACAGGTAAAATTAGCATTAGAAAGAGTAGTATCTCTTACTAAAGCAGAAATAGAACAAAGTGTTCCTAGAGTAGCTTATAGAGAAACTATAAGAAAACAGGCTCAGGCTCAATATAGACATAAAAAACAATCCGGAGGAAGCGGACAATTTGGAGAAGTTCATTTAGAAGTTTCACCTCTGCCACGTGACGGCGGTTTTGAATTTATAAACGATATATTTGGAGGAGCTATACCTAAACAGTATATACCGGGAGTAGAAAAAGGTATACAGGATGCATTAGCACAAGGTCCTTTGGGTAAATATCCTATGGTTGATATTAAAGTAAGACTATTTGACGGTAAATACCATGATGTAGACTCTAACGAATTGTCATTTAGAATAGCAGGTTCTATGGCAGCAAAAGAAGCATTCAAAAATGCAAGCCCTGTATTATTAGAGCCTGTGATGAAAGTTACAGTCTATGTACCTGAAGAGTTTACTGGTTCTATAATGAATGAACTTACAGGTAAAAGAGGCAAAATTTTGGGTATGGAGGCAGCATCTAATACAATACAAATGATTAAAGCCGAAGTGCCGCTATCTGAAATGCTTACTTATTCTATAGAAATGAAAGCATCTACTTCAGGAAGAGGTACTTTTGAAATGGAACATTCTCACTATCAAGAGCTTACAGGTCCTTTGGCCGATAAGGTTATAGAGGAAAGAAAAGCATTGCTTGGAAGCGGAGAATAA
- a CDS encoding MATE family Na+-driven efflux transporter translates to MYTNSLRQINFRLFIVLMIQALMPSIYSTFRIYLLDSYPSASGINIASQQMWLGIIYEVFEEAIIAPLFFFFGKIKDKDSLEQKYIFINKVRSSILIITFIYIIMAFIINVFAGNLVTVMKQQTELYAQTTTYIRLESLANIAVVLFHLVIIVHTALENYKSIFVITTIKMFLTIILDIVFVSQYPISLNFGVNGIAYNNIISNLISIIIALILLSKCGYNIFDKIKVQFLWNKKVSSLNVISGLESFYRNLIYSIVLVRMINIVGEQGNYWVANSFYWAWLLIPINQIGTLIRTDLSKDHNRSLKPYVLLTTICVLIWIALIPTYKYFMKYIMNAQNLESVMSLIMILFPFYIFYAYYNIISNLLYAIGQIKYMLFQSFIVNTFFNIPYFILYLKGAYEITLLNITLRFGLAILISTVIIYIIYFTKIRKILKLEKHNI, encoded by the coding sequence ATGTATACAAATTCGTTAAGGCAAATTAATTTCAGACTTTTTATTGTTCTTATGATACAAGCTTTGATGCCTTCTATATATTCAACATTTAGAATATATTTGCTTGACAGCTATCCAAGTGCAAGTGGTATAAATATTGCATCTCAGCAAATGTGGCTTGGAATCATATATGAGGTATTTGAAGAAGCTATAATAGCACCTCTTTTTTTCTTCTTCGGTAAGATAAAAGATAAAGATTCATTAGAGCAAAAATATATATTTATAAATAAAGTCAGAAGTTCTATATTGATAATAACTTTTATATATATAATAATGGCTTTTATTATAAATGTATTTGCCGGCAATTTAGTTACTGTTATGAAGCAGCAGACAGAACTTTATGCGCAAACTACCACATATATAAGATTAGAATCTTTAGCTAATATTGCTGTTGTATTATTTCATTTGGTAATAATAGTTCATACTGCTTTGGAAAATTATAAATCTATTTTTGTAATAACTACTATAAAAATGTTTTTAACTATTATCCTTGATATAGTTTTTGTTTCTCAATATCCTATATCATTAAATTTCGGAGTTAATGGAATAGCTTATAATAATATAATATCAAATTTAATTTCTATAATAATAGCTTTAATACTATTAAGTAAATGCGGATATAATATTTTTGATAAAATAAAAGTTCAATTCTTATGGAATAAAAAAGTAAGTTCATTAAATGTAATATCAGGACTTGAATCATTTTATAGAAATTTGATTTACAGCATAGTACTTGTAAGAATGATTAATATTGTAGGAGAGCAGGGTAATTATTGGGTGGCAAATTCATTCTATTGGGCTTGGCTTTTGATACCTATAAATCAAATAGGCACATTAATAAGAACAGATTTATCTAAGGATCATAACAGAAGCTTAAAGCCTTATGTTCTTCTTACAACTATATGCGTTCTTATATGGATAGCATTAATACCTACATATAAGTATTTTATGAAGTATATAATGAATGCACAGAATCTTGAATCTGTTATGTCATTGATTATGATACTATTTCCTTTTTATATATTCTATGCATATTATAATATCATATCTAATTTATTGTACGCTATAGGACAGATTAAATATATGCTTTTTCAGTCTTTTATAGTTAATACTTTTTTCAATATACCATATTTTATTTTGTATTTAAAAGGTGCTTATGAGATTACACTTTTGAATATCACTTTAAGATTCGGGCTTGCCATTTTAATATCTACAGTGATTATATATATAATTTATTTTACTAAAATAAGAAAAATTTTAAAATTAGAAAAACATAATATTTGA